One Gemmatimonadales bacterium genomic window carries:
- a CDS encoding XdhC family protein, whose protein sequence is MRADLLRFAAELSQRGEAFALATVVRREPPSSARVGDTALITPGGAFHGWLGGSCTQPAVVREALRALEDGSPRLIALSPNPEADRRAGVTALPMTCHSGGSVDIYIEPVLPAPRLIVFGVSPVAQALARLAKAMGFLVDAVDPEADRAAFPDADRVMTQLEAAGPPAGDGSSRPELLVVVATMGRRDEEATTAALALEPAYLGVVASRRRFAEIGEALAARGARPEALAGIASPAGLDLGAHAPAEIAVSILAQIVQRRRSGAASSAPGRAAAPGLASEHSAAMPFAEEAVDPVCGMTVTVATAKWRHEHAGRTFYFCGNGCRERFAKDPDRYLAAARPGAAG, encoded by the coding sequence CTGTCCCAACGGGGTGAGGCGTTCGCGCTCGCGACGGTGGTCCGCCGCGAGCCACCCAGCTCGGCGCGGGTTGGTGATACCGCGCTGATCACGCCGGGCGGCGCGTTCCACGGCTGGTTGGGCGGCAGCTGTACCCAACCCGCCGTCGTGCGGGAAGCGCTCCGCGCGCTCGAAGATGGGTCACCCCGGCTCATCGCCCTTTCACCGAACCCCGAGGCGGACCGCCGCGCCGGGGTCACCGCCTTGCCGATGACGTGCCACAGCGGAGGCAGCGTGGACATCTACATCGAGCCGGTGCTGCCCGCTCCCCGTCTGATCGTATTCGGCGTCTCGCCGGTGGCCCAGGCGCTCGCCCGCCTCGCCAAGGCGATGGGCTTCCTCGTGGACGCCGTGGATCCTGAGGCCGACCGCGCGGCTTTCCCGGATGCGGACCGCGTGATGACCCAACTCGAGGCGGCCGGGCCGCCGGCCGGGGACGGCTCGTCACGTCCGGAGCTGCTCGTGGTGGTCGCGACGATGGGCCGGCGGGATGAAGAAGCCACCACCGCGGCGCTGGCTCTCGAGCCGGCGTATCTCGGCGTCGTGGCGAGCCGGCGTCGGTTCGCCGAGATCGGCGAGGCGCTCGCGGCCCGTGGCGCCCGCCCGGAAGCCCTCGCGGGCATCGCGAGCCCGGCCGGTCTCGACCTCGGCGCCCACGCGCCCGCCGAGATCGCCGTGAGCATCCTGGCCCAGATCGTCCAGCGCCGCCGTTCCGGCGCGGCCTCCTCCGCGCCAGGCCGAGCCGCGGCTCCGGGGCTCGCATCCGAGCATTCCGCGGCCATGCCCTTCGCCGAGGAAGCGGTGGACCCGGTCTGCGGCATGACGGTCACGGTCGCCACCGCGAAGTGGCGCCACGAGCACGCCGGCCGGACGTTCTACTTCTGCGGCAACGGGTGTCGCGAGCGGTTCGCGAAGGACCCGGATCGCTACCTCGCGGCGGCCAGACCGGGGGCCGCCGGGTGA